In Planctomycetaceae bacterium, the sequence CGGGCCGGAGGTTTCGCGTCCGCCGGAGAAAATTATTACGCAAATTAAAAAGCTCGTCGATACCGGCGTAAAACAGGTAACGCTTCTTGGTCAAACGGTCAATTCATATCAGTATGAAAATCTGTCCTTTGCGGATTTGCTTTATGAAGTGAGTAAAATCGAAGGATTGGAATGGATAAAGTTTGTTACCTGCTATCCGCGGGATTTCGATGAAAGAATTTTCAGAGCGATGATTGATTTGCCGAAGATTTGCAGGTATCTGCACATCCCTGCGCAAAGCGGCTCGGACAGAATTCTTAAAGCGATGAATCGCGGTTACACCGCCGAGCAGTATCTTGACATTGTTTATAAGGCAAAAGAGATTGTGCCGGATATTGCCGTCGCGGGCGATTTTATTGTCGGCTTCCCCGGCGAAACAGATGAGGATTTTCAAAAAACGGTTGAGCTTGTCCAAAAGGCAAAATACAAGAATGTCTTTGTTTTCAAATATTCCCCCCGACCCGGCACGAGAGCTGATGAAAAATTGGCCGATGATGTTCCAAATGAAGTAAAGAAGCAGAGGAACATAGATTTGTTAGCGGTTCAGGAAAAAATCAGCGCAGAAATAAATCAGGCGTTTATCGGCAGGACGTTGAAAGTGATGGTTGATGGTGTCAGCAAAAAAGGCCATCTCGACATCGCTCATGAAAAAGAACATACGCAACTTATCGGCCGCTCGGCAGGCGATTACATCGTCGTGTTCGACGCCCCGGCGAATTTGGCAGGGCAGTTTGTCGATGTGGAAATTACACGGGCAAGCGCACTGACGTTGTTTGGTAAATTAGACGCAGATTAACACGGTTCTTTAGACACGGATTAACGCGGATTTACACTGTTATATAAAAAAATAATTTATTTGAACTAATCCGGTCGAAGTGCGTCTTTACATAGTGATATGAGAAATCTTAAGGGCCTTTATGGATTTGGACAAGCATCTGGAAACAATAGTGCATCGCTGTCAGGATGGCGAAAGAACGGCGTTTGAAGAGCTATTTGAGCTGTATCAGCCGAGGCTGAAATATTATGTTAGGCGGCTGGATTGTGACGGACACAATATTGACGATATTCTGCAGGATATCTGGCTGACGGTTATAAAGGAAATCCAGAAGCTGAAAGAGGCAAAGGTTTTCGCTGTCTGGCTGTATCGTATCGCAAGAAATAAGGTTTATGATGGGTTCAGACGCAAAGAAAATTTTGCCGTGCTGCCGGATGAAGATGAAATTTACATATCAGGCAATGACGAGCCGACTTTTGATGAGGCAGACGGCGAGAAGTTACACAAAGCCCTTAACGAACTCAAACCTTATCATCGAGAAGTGTTGACACTGTGTTTTATTGAGCAAATGTCTTACCAGTCGATTGCGGAAGTTATCGGTTGTGGAATTGGAACTGTCAGGTCGCGAATATTTTACGCAAAGCAATCTCTTCGCAAAGAAATGGAGAGTAAAAATGGATAAGAATAAAAAATTATTTGAAAAACTGTTGAAAGCGGATGGTATTAATCCCGCGAAAACTTTGGAATCTGAACGTATTGCTTTTGGTAAAATTCTCGACCGACAGTTGGAAACTAAAGAATCAAATCGGGGCAAACTGTTTGCATGGCGAATGCTGACACAAAGTAAAATATTTCGATTATCTGCGGCAGCCGTAATAATCTTTGCGATATTCATTGGCATAAGTCGTTTTGGCGGTTACCTTGATACGACAAGTGTGGCGTTGGCAGATGTGGCTATAAAACTTAATCAAATAAAAAGCAGTATTTTTAAAAAGATGACAACAATATCCTCTAAGAACGTAATTAACACATTTGAAACCTTGTCATATTACACAAAAGGTGCTGTGAGAGAGGACATCTATGATAATGATAAACTAAGTAATCAGGTGTATGTAAATTTTTCTAAAGGAACATTTGTTGGGATAAATTACAAGGAAAAATTTTATAGAAAAACAGAATTGATAGAGGATGATATTAAAAATCAATCTGTGACATTAGGGCCGCATGAAATAGCAAATTTCATTTTGTCGAAAGGAGAATATAAAAAATTAGGCAAAAAAAGCATAAATGGAATTGCTGTCGAAGGTTTCGAATTTTACGATTTAAGAACAATTCTTAGTATTGATAAAGATTATGTAAAAGATATGACCATGCGTTTTTGGGTTGATTTAAATTCTAAATTTATAGTTCGTATTGAAGTAGATTGCCTTTTGATTAATAACAACAAAGTGAATATCGTTATGTATGATCCCCAATATGATGTTGAACTCGCCCCCAATTTTTTTGAACCGCAAATACCTCGTGATTTCATAGATTACGAAAAACGTGGTTTTGTTGGGCTCAATCTTGAAAATTGGCCGACGTTGAAAGTTGTGTCAGGTATGCCTGCAGAGAAAGCGGGAATTAAAGATGGCGATGTGCTGAAAAAGATAAATGGCCAGGATGTCAGCTATATTAAAACCTCGGAAGATGCAAGGCAAGCATTATCAGGGAAGGCTGGCGACAAGATTGCTCTTACCGTTAAACGACAGGATTCCGAATATACTTTTGATATTATCAGAGTGACTTTACCGGATAAACACTAAGTTAAGACTTTGTCATTTTATCAACACCGTCAAGGCAGAGGGCCGACCATGTTTCCAATGTGTCTTTTACTTTATTTAGTTCCGCAGGCGACATAAATTCCAACTGCGTAATCATCTGCTCTTTGCGTTCAACCTTCGGTGCTTCCAATTGCCAGAAATGGACAACGCCGAGGTGAACCTGGCCGACTTCATTTGTGTCGTCATTCAATAGAGCAACAATTTTATTTGTGTACTTGGTATCTACCGAAACTTCTTCGGTAATTTCACGCTGAACGGCTTCCAAATATGTTTGGCGTGCATCGTTGCTGAAAAGCGTCCAATCGACCGGATTGATATGGCCGCCGATTCCCATTGAACGTTTTGAGACAAGGCGGGTTTCGCCTGCACGTTTGCCGCGGACATAGCTCAAATATTTGCCATCGCAGCCCATTATAACATAAGGTATTAATTGCTTAAAAGACGGGTCTTTTTCCGCCAGCGGCCTTGCCATAAATGTGCAAACGCCGGGCGCGAATATTTCTTTAAGATAACGTTCGACATCAAACATCAGGCCGTGAAACGTTCCGAGCTTATCGAGTATTTCTCTTTTGATTACTAATACCTGTTCATCCTGTGCCATGTTGAGTCCTTTTAAAATGAGTAATTACCCTGCGTTTACCCCAGCGCGGGGTTTCCGCTTTGCTCCAACGCTTAG encodes:
- the miaB gene encoding tRNA (N6-isopentenyl adenosine(37)-C2)-methylthiotransferase MiaB; translation: MRIFLRSFGCQMNKLDSSLVVNSFVQDGFELTEDIGETDVVLINTCSVRNHAEERVLSMLGHLKHVKKTNPNLIVAVFGCMAQRCKEDLLNHPVVNIVCGPLQIPELPKLVHNALENTKKQKAVSENIRHKPTVENLASLDDFEQDFDSVEEHLPAQAFVRVMHGCDNFCSYCVVPYVRGPEVSRPPEKIITQIKKLVDTGVKQVTLLGQTVNSYQYENLSFADLLYEVSKIEGLEWIKFVTCYPRDFDERIFRAMIDLPKICRYLHIPAQSGSDRILKAMNRGYTAEQYLDIVYKAKEIVPDIAVAGDFIVGFPGETDEDFQKTVELVQKAKYKNVFVFKYSPRPGTRADEKLADDVPNEVKKQRNIDLLAVQEKISAEINQAFIGRTLKVMVDGVSKKGHLDIAHEKEHTQLIGRSAGDYIVVFDAPANLAGQFVDVEITRASALTLFGKLDAD
- a CDS encoding sigma-70 family RNA polymerase sigma factor, producing the protein MDLDKHLETIVHRCQDGERTAFEELFELYQPRLKYYVRRLDCDGHNIDDILQDIWLTVIKEIQKLKEAKVFAVWLYRIARNKVYDGFRRKENFAVLPDEDEIYISGNDEPTFDEADGEKLHKALNELKPYHREVLTLCFIEQMSYQSIAEVIGCGIGTVRSRIFYAKQSLRKEMESKNG
- a CDS encoding PDZ domain-containing protein, which encodes MDKNKKLFEKLLKADGINPAKTLESERIAFGKILDRQLETKESNRGKLFAWRMLTQSKIFRLSAAAVIIFAIFIGISRFGGYLDTTSVALADVAIKLNQIKSSIFKKMTTISSKNVINTFETLSYYTKGAVREDIYDNDKLSNQVYVNFSKGTFVGINYKEKFYRKTELIEDDIKNQSVTLGPHEIANFILSKGEYKKLGKKSINGIAVEGFEFYDLRTILSIDKDYVKDMTMRFWVDLNSKFIVRIEVDCLLINNNKVNIVMYDPQYDVELAPNFFEPQIPRDFIDYEKRGFVGLNLENWPTLKVVSGMPAEKAGIKDGDVLKKINGQDVSYIKTSEDARQALSGKAGDKIALTVKRQDSEYTFDIIRVTLPDKH
- a CDS encoding phosphoesterase encodes the protein MAQDEQVLVIKREILDKLGTFHGLMFDVERYLKEIFAPGVCTFMARPLAEKDPSFKQLIPYVIMGCDGKYLSYVRGKRAGETRLVSKRSMGIGGHINPVDWTLFSNDARQTYLEAVQREITEEVSVDTKYTNKIVALLNDDTNEVGQVHLGVVHFWQLEAPKVERKEQMITQLEFMSPAELNKVKDTLETWSALCLDGVDKMTKS